The following proteins come from a genomic window of Misgurnus anguillicaudatus chromosome 10, ASM2758022v2, whole genome shotgun sequence:
- the LOC129419421 gene encoding uncharacterized protein yields MIGPFKEPPFSLFRISPIGIATRKYSGKKRLIIDLSSPHGTYVPSINSIIPAPDFSMKYASIEQAITLIRKAGHGAWLSKADITSAFKVLPIHPEFWRFFGIFWKGAYYFSVRLTFGCRSSPKIFDSLSEALCWILINNHKLPYVLHLLDDFLIITPTSAPPHSGLSTLVKVFSEIGVPLSKEKTLGPCTSIEFLGITLDSISFQASLPLEKIQRIALLLSNYILADRCTKQQLLALLGHLNYAIRIIPQGKSFISNLLAKAATIPSLHDKITLDEACKMEMRLWQQFLSSWNGISFFYNDYITHPEDIQMYTDAAPSIGFGGYYSGRWFASEWPPEFSNLIQQSDFPSSALYEMYPVIIAAILWGHKWSRHSILIHSDNSAVVEIINKGRSRSLAIMQLVRRLTLISAQHQFIIRAAHIPGYCNSIADSLSRFSFQKFRILAPESDMHPTPVPPFSATIFN; encoded by the coding sequence ATGATAGGCCCGTTTAAAGAACctcctttctctctttttcgCATCAGCCCCATTGGAATCGCCACCAGGAAATACTCCGGGAAAAAGAGATTAATTATAGACCTGTCCTCTCCACACGGCACATACGTTCCCAGCATCAATAGCATCATTCCAGCCCCAGACTTCTCCATGAAATACGCTTCCATCGAACAAGCCATCACTCTCATCCGCAAAGCAGGCCATGGGGCATGGCTCTCTAAAGCAGACATCACCAGTGCTTTCAAAGTCCTACCCATTCACCCAGAATTTTGGCGTTTCTTTGGAATATTCTGGAAAGGAGCTTATTATTTTTCAGTGCGCCTCACTTTCGGCTGCAGAAGCAGCCCGAAGATCTTCGACTCCCTCTCGGAGGCTTTATGTTGGATTCTCATCAATAACCACAAGCTTCCCTACGTCCTCCACCTCCTCGATGACTTCCTCATCATCACACCTACATCCGCACCTCCACATTCAGGACTTTCCACCCTCGTCAAAGTGTTTTCTGAAATAGGTGTACCCCTTTCAAAAGAAAAGACCTTAGGGCCCTGCACCTCCATCGAGTTTTTAGGCATCACCCTAGACTCTATCTCTTTTCAAGCATCTCTACCTCTGGAGAAAATACAACGCATCGCATTGCTCCTATCAAACTACATTCTAGCAGACAGATGCACAAAGCAACAACTGCTAGCGCTCCTTGGCCACCTCAACTACGCCATCAGAATAATTCCCCAAGGAAAGTCCTTTATTTCCAACCTACTAGCAAAAGCAGCAACAATACCCTCTCTACATGATAAAATCACCTTGGATGAAGCTTGCAAAATGGAAATGCGGCTTTGGCAGCAATTCCTGTCTTCATGGAACGGCATATCCTTCTTTTATAACGACTACATCACACATCCAGAAGACATCCAGATGTACACAGACGCAGCGCCTTCCATCGGATTCGGCGGCTACTACAGCGGTCGCTGGTTCGCTTCTGAATGGCCACCAGAGTTCAGCAATCTAATCCAGCAGTCAGATTTTCCCTCATCCGCACTTTACGAAATGTATCCCGTCATCATAGCGGCCATCCTTTGGGGGCACAAATGGTCCCGACATTCCATACTCATCCACTCCGACAACTCGGCAGTAGTCGAAATCATAAATAAAGGCAGATCCCGTTCCCTGGCTATCATGCAATTAGTCCGCAGACTGACACTTATATCAGCGCAACATCAGTTCATCATCAGAGCAGCACACATTCCAGGATACTGCAATAGCATAGCTGACTCATTGTCCCGTTTTTCTTTTCAGAAGTTCAGAATCTTAGCTCCAGAATCAGACATGCATCCCACGCCAGTTCCACCGTTTTCAGCCACCATCTTCAACTAA